In Leptolyngbya sp. NIES-2104, the genomic window GGACCTGAAGGCGGATGGACAACCGGGGAAATTGAAAGCGCGATCGCACATCACTATCAGCCTGTCACACTTGGAAAACGGATTTTAAGAGCGGTTACGGCTCCGATCGCTGCGATTTCGCTCATTGCTGGACTGGTAGAAAGTCGCGCTGAGAGTGAAACCTAAAAAGGCAGATTTTCGTGTGGGATTATGTCACTGGATCAGATTGCGGCAGCCTTCGATCGCCAAGATTACAACCTAGCGGCACGATTGTTGAAAGAGTTTCTTCAAGCCTCGCCTCAGAACCCTTGGGGACATTTGTACAAAGCGAGACTGTACGAAGTGTCTGAGAATTTTGAGGGCGCGACCACACTCTATCAGCAGCTTCTAAAGTCTGTGACGCATCCTAAGATTGTGTCTCATGCTCGACAAGGACTTCAGAGAATTGCAACGAAAACTCAGGCACTCAGACAACAAGCGATCGAGCAAGCGAAATCTGCACCAGAGAACATTGAACCGGGCTTATTAATTCTCGAAGCAATTCCCCCTGAAACTCGGACTCAAGCAGCAAAAGACTTTGCTCGAATTTTCAATTTAGATGTGTATACGGCGCGATTGCAGCTACCGAATCGAGGCTGGAAAGTGTATCGATTAGGCGCGATCGGGGAACTAAACTTTTACCAGCAACAACTTAGAGCGGCAAACATTCCAGCATTCTGCACGACTGAATCTGCACTCAAGGAAATTCCAGTGTTTGAAGTGCTGTATTTTCTCGACTATGCGCCGCAAGCTGTCGTCGTTTGTCATAACGAAACCGGACAGCTTGGATCACTGACGTTTAATTGGTCAGAAGTTTTGCACAGAGTTGAAGGACAGTTACCGATCTTCGAGCGTGTGTTGAATGGTTCACTTAGAAAAATTGAGCGACAGCGCAAAGAGGAAACCTTAGATTATGTGCAAGTTTGTGATCTGCATTTGCCAAAGAGACGTTGCATTTTGCGATCGTGCGATTGGCGGTACCACTTTGACCAAGGAATTGGATTTGGTGCGATGGGGGATGCCACGAT contains:
- a CDS encoding tetratricopeptide repeat protein translates to MSLDQIAAAFDRQDYNLAARLLKEFLQASPQNPWGHLYKARLYEVSENFEGATTLYQQLLKSVTHPKIVSHARQGLQRIATKTQALRQQAIEQAKSAPENIEPGLLILEAIPPETRTQAAKDFARIFNLDVYTARLQLPNRGWKVYRLGAIGELNFYQQQLRAANIPAFCTTESALKEIPVFEVLYFLDYAPQAVVVCHNETGQLGSLTFNWSEVLHRVEGQLPIFERVLNGSLRKIERQRKEETLDYVQVCDLHLPKRRCILRSCDWRYHFDQGIGFGAMGDATIELDQSINRLHWNSLLNFLNEQISEQPTWSDFAVFAETAIEFPLLLDRIPAHLEAYDSSLWGSAFHLYSSLAFNRDSA